From Deltaproteobacteria bacterium, one genomic window encodes:
- a CDS encoding caspase family protein encodes MLPPDGTSINWQSLIGINRYRTVGPDLRGRVNDVKNLRAVLIKLYGFKGKDITTLTDFAATTAAIE; translated from the coding sequence GTGCTACCGCCCGATGGCACTTCGATCAATTGGCAATCGCTGATCGGCATCAATCGCTACCGTACGGTTGGTCCGGACCTGCGCGGACGCGTCAACGATGTGAAAAATCTGCGAGCCGTGCTGATCAAACTCTACGGCTTCAAGGGCAAGGACATCACTACGCTCACGGACTTCGCGGCGACCACCGCGGCGATTGAATAG
- a CDS encoding EVE domain-containing protein — protein MAGRWLLKTEPSTYSFAQLQRDKRAVWDGVKNPVALKHLREVKAGDQLLIYHTGDEKAVVGIAKALSAGYPDPKQNDPKLTVVDLAPIAALARPVTLKEMKASAKFQGWDLLRLPRLSVMPVSADHWTEIERLANA, from the coding sequence ATGGCTGGACGATGGCTGTTGAAAACCGAACCGTCGACCTACTCCTTCGCACAGCTCCAACGCGACAAACGCGCCGTGTGGGACGGAGTGAAGAACCCGGTGGCGCTCAAGCATCTGCGCGAGGTGAAGGCGGGGGACCAACTGCTCATCTATCACACCGGCGATGAGAAGGCCGTGGTCGGCATTGCGAAGGCGTTGAGCGCCGGGTATCCAGACCCGAAACAGAACGATCCGAAGCTGACAGTTGTCGATCTCGCGCCGATCGCCGCGTTGGCGCGGCCGGTGACGTTGAAGGAAATGAAAGCGTCGGCGAAGTTCCAAGGTTGGGACCTACTGAGGCTGCCACGGTTGTCGGTCATGCCGGTCAGCGCGGATCACTGGACCGAGATCGAGCGCCTGGCAAACGCGTAA
- a CDS encoding electron transfer flavoprotein subunit beta/FixA family protein, which yields MKILVAVKRVPDPNATIKVKPDGTGIVTDNLKYVVNPFCEIAIEEALRIKEKVSGTEVVIVSIGGKVSQEQLRTGLAMGADRAILVLAEQELDSAGVARILEKLVRTENADLVLLGKQAIDDDANQAGQMLAELLGWPQATFASKVELSADQKSATVTREVDGGLEDVSFALPGIVTADLRLNEPRYASLPGIMKARKKELKEIPVADLGIDVSPRLKVLSLASPPKRQAGKVVGSVQELVNLLHTEAKVI from the coding sequence GTGAAGATACTCGTCGCTGTCAAGCGGGTCCCGGATCCGAACGCCACCATCAAGGTCAAGCCGGACGGTACCGGGATCGTGACCGACAACTTGAAGTATGTCGTGAACCCATTTTGCGAAATCGCTATCGAAGAAGCGCTGCGAATCAAAGAGAAGGTCAGCGGTACTGAAGTGGTGATTGTCAGCATCGGCGGCAAGGTGAGCCAGGAGCAACTCCGTACCGGCCTCGCGATGGGCGCTGATCGGGCGATTCTGGTGCTCGCGGAACAGGAACTCGATTCGGCCGGCGTGGCCCGTATTCTTGAGAAGCTGGTGCGCACCGAAAACGCGGATCTCGTACTGTTAGGTAAACAAGCGATCGACGACGACGCCAATCAGGCCGGACAAATGCTCGCCGAATTGTTGGGGTGGCCACAGGCCACCTTCGCTTCGAAGGTCGAGTTGTCGGCTGATCAGAAGTCAGCAACGGTCACTCGCGAAGTCGATGGTGGACTCGAAGACGTTTCGTTCGCGTTGCCTGGTATCGTCACCGCGGATCTGCGCTTGAACGAACCGCGCTACGCGTCGCTGCCAGGCATCATGAAAGCGCGCAAGAAAGAACTCAAAGAGATTCCGGTGGCCGATCTCGGTATCGACGTGAGCCCGCGTCTCAAGGTGCTATCACTGGCGTCGCCGCCCAAGCGGCAAGCCGGCAAAGTGGTCGGCTCGGTGCAAGAGCTGGTCAACCTGCTGCACACCGAAGCCAAAGTCATCTAA